The Cellulomonas sp. S1-8 genomic sequence GCCTCGCGTGCACGAGCCGCTGTCCAGGCGCGTCGTCGCGAAGTCGACCGCCGCGTAGTTGGTGAACGTGGCCGAGCACGACGGGATCGTCGCCGTCATGGAACCGGCGTATGCGGGAGGTGCGAAAAGTGGTACGGCGAGAACGGCTACGGCGACGAACGAGAACACCCTGGTGCGTCTGCGCATGGTGACCCCCTGCCCGGTGCCCAGGGCCCCTGCACCCGGGCGATTGCCGGGAGCGTATCGGTGCCGCCTCGGCTCCCGCAATCACGCCGCCCGTACGGGCGCGGAATGGCCCGAAGCGCTCGTGAAGACCCGCCACGCTTCTGCTATGTTTTCTCGACCATTGCATGAAAGGGGCGCGAGGGTGGGGTGGCGGTCAGCGGGGGCACCGGCGTTCCTGGCCGCGGTGCTCGTAGTTCCGGCGATTGCGGCGGCGACGTTCGTGGTGGCCCAGGACCGGTCTCCCATGGCATCCGCGGCGCGCCCCGAACCCGTCGTCGGAGAGGTGGCCTCGTCTCGCCGGACCGGTGAGGTGCAGGTCGTGGTGGCGCTCCGGCCGTCGGAAGCGACACCGGTGCGCTCCGCGGCCAGCGGGATGGTCACCCAGGTGAACGTCGTCGAGGGTGACGCCGTGTCGACGGGGACGGTGCTGGTCGCGGTCGGCGACGAGGACGTCGTGGCCTATACCTCGGCGCGACCGATGCACACGGACGTCGCCGAGGGCGACTCGGGAGCTGCCGTGTCCGTGGCGCAGCAGGTCCTGACCGAGCTCGGCCTCTACAGCGGCAACGTCGACGGCAAGGCGCATGCAGGCACCGTCCGCGCGATCGTCGCTTTCAACGAGGCGCACGGCCGCAGCAGGGAGCGCGTGCTGGCGATCTCGTCCCTGGCGTGGCTGGGCCCCGAGCCGGTCACCGCGAAGGACGTGCTGGTGCGGCCCGGGGAGACCGTGGGGCCGGGTACCGACCTGTTCGGCACGGCGGACACCTTCTCCGCCGTCGACGTGAGGTCGGAGGGTGGCTCATGGCCTGACGGACCGCTGGTGCTCGATGTCGGTGGCCTCTCCGTCCCGCTCGACCCGGGTTCCAGGGCCGTGACGGACTCCGTCTTCGTCGACGAGGTCGCACGGATCCTCGGTCCGGACGGCGCTCAGAAGGGTGGGTCGGGCGTGGTCCGTCGCGCCGAGCCCGTCGAGGTCGGCGTCGTGCCAGCGTCTGCGGTCGTCACGGATGCGAGCGGTCGCGTCTGCATCTTCGAGGACCGCGCGGGCGCGGCCGTCGCGATCACGCCCACTGGCGGCTCTCTCGGCACCGTCGACGTGGACGCCACCCTCGTCGGGCGGCCGTTGTTGGTCAATCCGCGCGAGGTCCGTGCAGACCTGGACTGTGGTTGAACGTGCGGCTCGTCGTGCGCAGCCTGCGGCACGCCTACCCGGGTGCAGGCTCGCCGGTGCTGGACGGCGTCGACGTGGACCTGCCCGCGGGGACGGCCGCCGCAGTGGTCGGCCCGTCCGGGTCGGGCAAGACGACGTTCATGGCGCTGCTCGGCGGGCTCCTTCCGGTGCAGGACGGACACGTCGCTGCTGTCGACCAGGACGGTCGCGAGCACCGCGTCGCCGACGTCGCCTCCTGGGTGCTCCAGACCGTCTCGCTGCTCCCCGCCCGGACCGCGCTCGACAACGTGCTCGTCGGAGCCTGGGCGACGACAGCCGACATGGTCGTTGCCCGCCAGCGGGCCGAGGCCGCGCTCGCCGACGTCGGGCTCGCAGCGCGAGCGAAGGACCCGGCCCGGGTCCTGTCGGGTGGCGAGTCGCAGCGCGTTGCCATCGCTCGGGCCATGGCGTCGCAGCGTCCCGTCATCCTGGCCGACGAGCCCACGGGCCAGCTCGACGCAGCCACCTCGGCCATCGTCCTCGACGGGATGCTCGCGGCACGCGGCGAGCGCACTGTCGTGATGGTCACGCACGATGCCGAGGTCGCGGCACGGTGCGACCTCGTGCTCGAGCTGCGCGACGGTCGGCTGCGGGAGCGGTCGTGACAGACCGACGACCTTGGCCGTGGTCGCTGCTGGTGGCCGAGGGCGTCAGGACCGCGCGCGCCGACCGCTGGACCTCAGCCATGGTCGTGGCCGTGGTCGCGTGGGTCTGCGCGGGCATCGGTGCCGCCGACGCCGTCGACGTCTCGCGGGCAGTGCGTGCCGAGCAGGCGTGGATCGAGGCCGGGGCGTACGTGATGCGGGTCCAGGGAGCGATCCGCGACGACGACCGGTTGCCGCTGCCTGCCGCGGTGTGCGAGCAGCTGAGTGACGTCGACGGTGTGAGCGGCGCGTTCTGGGCCACGCCGCGCTCGGACGCCTCGTCGTTCGCCCACGTGCCGGGAGGGCGCTTCTCGATGGTTGACGTGTCGCCGGGTGTGTGGGCGTTCCTCGACGTCGACGTCCCTCCCGTGCCGGCCGTGGTCGTGAGCGAAGGGCTCGCGCGACGAACCGGCGTGGCGGACGGCAGCCCCGTACGAGTCGGGGAGTCGGACGTCGTGACTGCGAGGACGTCGTTCGTCGCGGTCCTGGGAAACGACCTGGACGGCGCGCTCCTGGTGCCCTCCGGCCCGCGCGAGCGGGCCGACGCGTGCTTCATCCGCACGGACGCGTCACACGTCGAGGGTGTCGCCGAGCTCGCGCGGGCAGCGCTCGGCTGGGAGGGCACGGACGCCGTCGTCTCCCCGCGACTCCACGGCGACGAGTTCACGGTCGACTTCTCGCGTGCGCACGAGGAGCGCGAGCTGCGGTGGGCGTGGGTCGCGGGTGGCGCGTTCATGGCGGTGATCTGGGCCCTCATCCTGTGGTTCCGGCGGGGGCAGACCGCGATCTACGCGACCTTCGGTGTGACCACGGCACGCCGGGTCGTCCTGAGGGTCGCGGAGTGGAGCGTGCTGGCGGGGCCTGGGCTGCTGGCGGGATGGGCGCTGGGGTGCCTGGTGGCGCTGGCGCTGGGAGCAGACGCGCGTTCCGCGTTGACGCAGACCTCCGTCCAGGCGATGGCTGCGGTGTCGATGGCCTCGGCGCTCGTCGTCCTGGTGTCGGTGCGCCCCGCCGGCACCCTCATCGACCAGCTCAAGGACCGCTGACCCCGTCTGTATCCGCATCTGTATACAGCCGAAACCGGATGTTTACAGAACCCGTCGGATCCGCGAAACACGGCGTCCCTAGGTTCCTCGGCCATGGGGACCGGTCTGTATACGCCGCGGGACACAGCGCGGTGGCACGCGGACGCACCGGCCCCCGAGCCCGGCACCCTCGCCAAGCTCCTGACAGCGAAAGGCACCCTGTTGACCACACACTCCCTGCCCCAGCGGACGTCCCGACCGCGCGCGCTCGTCGTGTCGGCCACGGCGGTCGCGGCCATGCTCGCCCTGACCGCGTGCGGATCGCGCACCGCCGCGGGCGACGAGGGCACCGCCGCCTCCTCCGGCGGCACGTCCTGCGTCGACACCTCCGGCGACACCGTCAAGATCGGGTTCCTCAACTCGTTGTCCGGCACGATGGCGATCTCCGAGCAGACCGTCCGCGACTCCCTCGACCTCGCGGCGGAGGAGATCAACGCGGCCGGCGGCGTGCTCGGCAAGCAGCTCGAGATCGTCGCCGAGGACGGCGCGTCCGAGCCCACCGTCTTCGCCGAGAAGGCCGAGAAGCTCATCTCGTCCGACTGCGTCGCCGCGGTCTTCGGCGGGTGGACCTCGTCGTCCCGCAAGGCCATGCTCCCGGTGTTCGAGTCCCAGGACTCGCTGCTGTTCTACCCGGTCCAGTACGAGGGCCTCGAGGCGTCGCCGAACATCTTCTACACCGGCGCGACGACGAACCAGCAGATCATCCCCGGCATGGACTACCTGGCCGAGCAGGGCAAGACCAAGGTCTTCCTCGTCGGCTCGGACTACGTCTTCCCGCGGACGGCGAACAAGATCATCAACGCGTACGCCGAGGCCAACGGCATCGAGATCGTCGGCGAGGAGTACGCACCGCTCGGGCACACCGACTTCGCGACCATCGTCAACAAGCTGGGCTCGTCGGGCGCCGACGCGGTGTTCAACACCCTCAACGGCGACTCGAACGTGGCGTTCTTCAAGGAGTACAAGAACGTCGGCCTCACGGTGGACGCCGTCCCGGTCGTCTCGGTGTCCATCGCCGAGGAGGAGGTCGGCGGCATCGGCGTCGAGAACATCGTCGGCCAGCTCACCGCCTGGAACTACTACCAGACGGTCGAGTCGGCGGCGAACGACACCTTCGTCGCGGCGTTCAAGGAGAAGTACGGCGAGGACCGTCCGACGTCCGACCCGATGGAGGCCGCGTACACCTCGCTGTACCTGTGGAAGGGCATGGTCGAGAAGGCCGAGTCGTTCGACGTCGCGGCCATCCAGGAGGCGGCGGACGGCGTGACGTTCGAGGCCCCCGAGGGCACCGTCACGGTGAACGGCGACAACCACCACATCGCCAAGACGGCCTACATCGGCGAGATCGCCGAGGACGGCCTGATCTACCCGGTGTGGGAGTCCGACGGCCCGATCGAGCCGGACCCGTTCCTCGAGGGCTACGACTGGGCCGAGGGCCTGTCCTGACCCACGTCCCGCACGCCAGGACGCACGCCTGAACGCGGTGGCCCGGCCCGACCCCTCGGTCGTGCCGGGCCACCGCAGGCGGGTGCGTCCACCACCTCACGGAAGGCGGCGCCGCATGGACGCCCTGTTCTCCCAGCTCTTCGCGGGCCTGAGCCTCGGCTCGGTGCTGCTGCTCGCGGCGCTCGGCCTGGCGCTGACGTTCGGCCAGATGGGCGTCATCAACATGGCGCACGGCGAGTTCATCATGGCCGGCGCGTACACCGCGTTCGTGCTGCAGCTCGTCATCCCCGACGCCGGGGTCTCGCTGCTGGTGGCGCTGCCCGTCGGGTTCGTCGTCGGCGGTCTGCTCGGCCTGCTGCTCGAGGTCACCCTGATCTCCCGCATGTACCGAAGACCGTTGGACACCCTCCTCGTGACCTTCGGTGTCGCGCTGGTGCTGCAGCAGCTCGCACGCGACATCTTCGGTGCGCCGAACGTCGACGTGCGCGCCCCTGCGTGGCTGTCCGGCGCAGTGCCGTTCCTCGGCATGAACCTGCCGAGGACGCGTCTGTTCATCCTCGCGATCGCGATCCTCAGCGTCGTCGTGCTCTCGCTGGTCCTCAAGCTCACGCCGCTCGGCCGCCGGATCCGCGCGACGGTGCAGAACCGCGACCTCGCCGAGACGTCCGGCGTCTCGACGCGCGCGACCGACCGCCTCACGTTCTTCGTCGGCTCGGGCATCGCGGGGATCGCGGGCGTCGCGCTCACGCTGCTCGGGTCGATCGGCCCGACGCTCGGCACCAACTACATCGTCGACGCGTTCCTCGTGGTCGTCGTCGGCGGCATCGGGCAGCTCAAGGGTGCCGTGATCGCGGCGTTCTCGCTCGGCATCCTGCAGGCGACGTTCGAGTACTCGACGACCGCGAGCCTGGCCAAGGTGCTCGTGTTCGTCGTCATCGTCGCGTTCCTGCAGGTCCGGCCGCAGGGCCTGGTCTCGGTCCGCACGCGGAGCCTGGCATGAGCGCGGCGGCCCAGGGGCCGGCCACGGACGCGTCGGCCACGGACGCGGCGACGCCGTGGTGGCGCCGCCCGGCCATGCGCGTCTGGGGCGGTGTCGCGATCGCCGCGGTCGTGCTGTTCGGGCTCGCCCCGGCGCTGCTGTCGGACTTCCGCCTCAACCTGCTCGCCAAGTTCCTGTGCCTCGCGATGGTCGCGGTCGGCATCGGCCTGGCGTGGGGGCGCGGCGGCATGCTCGTGCTCGGCCAGGGCGTGTTCTTCGGCATCGGCGGCTACCTCATGGCGATGCACATGAAGCTGTCCGACGCGGGCCCCGACGGGGTCCCCGACTTCATGCTGCTGTACGGCGACGGCATCGTGCCGGGCTGGTGGGAGCCGTTCCGCAACCCCGTCGTGACGATCCTCGCGATTCTCGTCGTGCCGGCCGGGCTGGCCGCGCTGCTGGGTCTCGCGGTGTTCCGACGCCGGGTGCGGGGCGCGTACTTCGCGATCCTGTCGCAGGCGCTCGCGGCCGCGTTCGCGATCCTGCTCGTCGGGCAGCAGAAGGTCACCGGCGGCACCAACGGGCTCAACGGGTTCCGGTCGTTCTTCGGCTTCGACCTGGCCGACCCGCTCAACAAGCGGATGCTCTACTTCATCGCCGCTGGCGTGCTCATCGTGATGGTCCTGGTCGTGCGGCTGCTCATGGCGTCCCGCTACGGCGAGCTGCTCGTCGCGGTCCGCGACCAGGAGAACCGCGTGCGGTTCCTCGGCTACGACCCGGCGAACGTCAAGGTCGTCGCGTACGCCGTCGCCGCGTGCTTCGCGGGCATCGGCGGCGCGCTGTTCGCGCCGATCGTCGGCATCATCTCGCCCGCGGACGTCGGGGTGATCCCGTCGATCGGGTTCCTCGTGGGCGTCGCGATCGGTGGCCGCGCGACCCTGCTGGGCCCGGTGCTCGGCTCGATCGCGGTGTCCTGGGCCGAGACCGGCCTCTCCGAGCAGTTCCCGTCGTTCTGGACCTACTTCCAGGGTGCGCTGTTCATCCTCGTCATCGCCTTCCTGCCGCAGGGGTTCGCGTCCCTCGGCGGGCTGTGGCGCCGACGCCGCGGGGCCACGTCCGAGGGCACCCCGCCGGCACCGCCCACCACGACGGCAGCCGCCGTCGACGACGGGGGCGGTGGCGACGACGCGGATGCCGCGGTCGAGTCGTCCCGCACCGCAGGGAGGCACGCATGAGCGAGCAGACGCACACGGGCGTCGAGCCCCCGCTCGACGCGACCGCCGGGCTGGACCCGGAGGCCCTGGAGGCCGTCCTCGCCGCACCCGGCGAGCGGTTCAAGCACGACTACCTGGAGATCCGTGACCTGCGGGTCGTGTTCGACGGGTTCGTCGCGGTCGACGGCGTGGACCTGACGGTCACCCGGGGGGACCTGCGGTTCCTCATCGGGCCCAACGGCGCCGGCAAGACGACGATCGTCGACGCCATCACGGGCCTGGCCCCGGCGCAGGGCTCCGTGCAGTTCGGCGGTGTCGAGCTGGTCGGCAAGCCGTCGCACAAGATCGTGCGTGCCGGGGTCGGGCGCACCTTCCAGACCGCGAGCGTCTTCGACGAGCTCACGGTCCTGCAGAACCTCGACATCGCCGCCGGTGCGGGGCGTCGTCCGTGGACGATGCTGCGCCGCCGCAGCGTCGTCCCGTCCGAGGTCGAGGCCGCGCTCGAGACCGTCGGCCTGGCGCACGTGCGGGACCTGCCCGCGGGCGTCCTCGCGCACGGGCAGAAGCAGTGGCTCGAGATCGGCATGCTGCTGGTGCAGGACGCGCGCCTGCTCCTGCTCGACGAGCCCGTCGCGGGCATGAGCCAGGCCGAGCGCGAGGAGACGGGCCTGCTGCTGCAGCGCATCGGCGAGCAGCGCACGGTCGTCGTCGTCGAGCACGACATGGAGTTCCTGCGGGCGTTCGCCGCGTCGGTCACGGTGCTGCACCAGGGCAAGGTCCTGTCCGAGGGGACGGTCGCGCAGGTGCAGGCCGACCCGCGGGTCGTCGAGGTGTACCTGGGGTCCGGCGCGCACGGCCGCGGACGTGGCGCAGCGTCCACGTCGGCGGCGCCCGCCGAGCCCGTCGCGAGCACGGAGGTGGAGTGATGCTGGAGCTGCGCGGGGTGCACGTCGGGTACGGCCGCACGGCCGTGGTCCACGGCGTCGACATCAACGTGCCGGACGGCGAGGTCGTCGCGGTCATGGGCCACAACGGCGCGGGCAAGACGACGCTGCTGCGGGCCGCGGTCGGGCTGCTGCCCGTGCGGTCGGGCACGGTCGTGCTCGGCGGCGAGGACGTCTCACGGTGGCGCCCGCACCAGCGGGTGCGCGCCGGGCTGGCGTACGTGCCGCAGGGGCAGCAGTCGTTCGGGCAGCTGACGGCGCGGGAGAACCTGCAGCTCGTCGCGGACGTCGCCGGGGCGGCGGGCGCGACGCGCCTCGACGAGGCCCTCGACCTGTTCCCGGCGCTGCGCGGTCTGCTCCAGCGGCGTGCCGGCCTGCTGTCCGGCGGTCAGCGTCAGCAGCTGGCGATCGCGCGCGCGCTCATCACCGGGCCGCGCCTCATCGTCCTCGACGAGCCGACCGAGGGCATCCAGCCGTCGGTGGTCGCCGAGATCGAGGACGCGATCGTGCAGCTCGCCGGCGCGGGCGGGCTGTCGGTGCTGCTCGTCGAGCAGCACGTGGGCTTCGCGCTCGCGGCGGCGTCGCGGTACTACGTCCTGGAGTCGGGGCGGGTCACGGCCGAGGGTGCCGGCGGCGTGGCGCAGGAGGGTGACGTGCGTGCCGCGATGGCGATCTGAGCACGGCCGAGCAGGTGAACCCCGGGACCTGCGTCGCGGGGCGACGGGGGGCAGGGGGCTAGTGTCGTGATCATGTCGAACGGGCCGCGCGAGCGTGCCGCACCGGAGCCGACGGTGGTCGTGCCCGAGGTGTCGTTGCGCGAGCGCGTGTACAGCCGGTTGCGCGACGAGATCCTCAACGGGCGCGTCTCGCCGCGTGAGCGGCTCACCGAGCCCAAGCTGTCCCGGGCGTTCGAGGTGTCGCGCACGCCCGTCCGCGAGGCGCTGTCCCGGCTGCTGTCCGACGGGCTGGTCGAGCGCACCGACTTCGGGTACGCCGTCGTCGTGCCGTCCCTGGCGTCGTTGCGGGACCTGTACGAGCTGCGGATCACGCTCGAGCTGCGCGGCATCGCGCGGGCCATCGAGAACCCGCAGGTCCAGCACGACCGCGCGCTGCTGGGGACCGAGCTGGTGAAGTGGCAGGAGATGCGGGACGTCGTCCCCGACCCGGACCCGAGCTTCGTGGTCCTCGACGAGGGCTTCCACCGGGCGCTGTCGCAGGCGTCCGGCAACGGCCAGCTGACGGACGCCCTCGTGACCGTCAACCAGAAGATCCGTGCGGTCCGCATGCACGACTTCATCGAGGACGAGCGCATCACGGCGACCATCGAGGAGCACCTCGAGATCCTCGACCTCGTCCTCGACGACCGGCTCGGGGACGCCTTGACGGCGCTCCACAAGCACGTGGGCGAGTCCTTGGAGGTCGTCATGGAGCGCGCAGCCCACGCGATGGCCCGGATGGCGGTCGCGGGCTGAGGGACCGCCGCAGAGTGTGAAGGGTTGTTGCCGGATCCCGGCAACAACCCTTCACACTCTGCGGCGGGTCTACAGGTCGCGGCGGACGGGTTCCGTGCGGGTCTCGACCGCGCCGTGGCGCAGCAGGTTGACGACGGACGCGATGAGCCCGCCCCAGATCACGATCATCGCCACCAGCATCATCACGATCGCGCTCGTGCTCATCGGTGGTCTCCCTCGTGGTGCGTGCCGGTCGCGCCGGTGGTCGGGTCGGGTGTCGCGTGCAGGGGCGCCGCGGGGTCGGCGCCGGGTGGCGGTCCGTCCAGGTGGGTGCCGGCCCGCCACGGCAGCCGGGCCAGGAGGAAGCCGACGACCGGCAGCACCAGCACCATGGCCCAGCCGAAGACGACGAGGAGCCAGGTGGGGTAGTCCTCGTACGGTGCGCCGAGGTCGTCGCGGAGCGACAGGACGAGCACGACGGCCAGCCCGGTCGGTGCGACCACGCTCGTCAGCACGCGCCAGGTGGCGCCGACGCGGGGGCGTCCGTGGACGTTGAGGTGCTCGCCGAGGCCGGTCAGGGCCCGGATCGCCCAGACGACGACCAGCATGCTGACCAGGGCCACGACGAGGATGCCGTACTGGTTGACGAAGTGGTCGACGACGTCGAGGACGTAGATGCCGCTCGTCGTGCTGAACAGCACCAGGCTCAGCACCGCCGCGGGGACACCGACCACGAGGGTCGCCGTGAGGCGGCCGGTGTCGAACTTGTCGCGGACCGCGGAGATCACGACCTCGATGACGCTGACGAGCGACGTGAGGCCGGCGATGACGAGCGACCCGAAGAACAGGACGCCGAGCAGCGCGCCGGCCGGGGCCTCGCTGATGATCGTCGGGAACGCGATGAAGGCCAGGCCGATCCCGCCGCCGGCGACGGCGTCGACCGGGACCCCGTTGGCCTGGGCCATGAACCCGAGGGCGGCGAACACGCCGATGCCGGCGAGCAGCTCGAATCCGGAGTTGGAGAAGCCGACGACGAGGCCGGAGCCGATCATGTCCTCGCGCCGGCCGACGTACGAGGCATACGTGATCATGATCCCGAAGCCGATGGACAGCGAGAAGAAGATCTGGCCGAACGCGGCCGCCCACACCGACGCCGAGGTGAGGGCCGACCAGTCCGGCGTGAAGAGCGCGTCGAGGCCGGCGCCCGCCCCGGGCAGCAGCAGCGCCTGCACGACGAGGGCGGCGAAGGCGACCAGCAGGACCGGGATGAACACCAGCGAGGTCGCGCCGATCCCGCGCTGGACGCCGAGGGCCATGATCACCAGGACGCCCAGCCAGACGAGCGCGAGGGGCACGAGGACGCCCGGCACCACGTCGGTGGTGACCCGGACGTCACCGGCCTGGAGGAACTCCCCGAAGAAGAAGGCCTCGGGGTCCGACCCCCACGCCTGGTCGAGCGAGAACAGGGTGTACCGCAACGACCACGCGATCACCGCCGCGTAGTAGACGGCGATGACGAAGCAGATGGCCACCTGCCACCAGCCGAGGGCCTCGGTGCCGCGACGCAGCCGGGCGAAGGACAGCGGTGCGGAGCCGCGGTGGCGGTGCCCGATGGCGTAGTCGAGCAGCAGGAACGGGATCCCGGCGGTCAGCAGCGCGACCAGGTACGGCACGAGGAAGGCGCCGCCACCGTTCTCGTAGGTGACGTAGGGGAACCGCCAGATGTTGCCGAGCCCGACCGCCGAGCCGATCGCCGCCAGGATGAAGACGCGCCGTGAGGTGAAGACCCCGCGCCGCTGCTCCACGTCGGCCTGCGCCGCGCCGGCCCGCCCCGCGCCGGTCTTCCCCGCGCCGGACTTCCCCGCGTGGTCCCCCGCCGTTGCGCTCATCCTGACCTCCGCGTCGTCGTGGGCCGAGCCTGGCAGGGTCCCCGCGCACTGGCAACGGGAGTACGTAACCAGGCGTTTACGTCCGCGCGCGTCCCGGGTAACAGCAACTTCCTACCGTCGGGATACCGGCGTGTATACACGCCTCGCCCGACCTGAAGGACACCGTGTTCGACACCCTGCTCGTGGCCAACCGTGGCGAGATCGCCGTCCGCATCCTGCGTGCGGCGTCCGCCCTGGGGCTGCGGACGGTCGCCGTGCACTCCGACGCCGACGCCGCCGCACCCCACGTGCGCCTCGCCGACGTCGCCGTGCGCCTCGGCCCGGCACCCGCGGCCGAGTCCTACCTGCGCGCCGACGCGCTGCTCGCGGCCGCCGCCGCGACGGGGGCCGGCGCCGTCCACCCGGGGTACGGGTTCCGGTCGGAGGACGCGGGCTTCGCCGCCGCGGTCGAGGCTGCCGGCCTGGTGTTCGTCGGCCCGACGCCCGGGCAGCTGGCCGTCTTCGGTGACAAGCACCGCGCGCGGCAGGCGGCCGGGGCCGCGGGCGTCCCGCTCATGACGGGCAGCGGGCTGCTGACCGACGTCGACGACGCGCTGGCCGCCGCGGAGCGCGTCGGGTACCCCGTGATGCTCAAGGCCGTCGGCGGGGGCGGGGGCACCGGGATGCGCGCGGCCGCGACACCGGCGGAGCTGCGGACGGCGTTCGCGCAGGTCCACGCGCTCGCGGCGGCGGGCGACGGCCTCTTCCTCGAGCGCCTCGTGCGGCGGGCGCGCCACGTCGAGGTGCAGGTCTTCGGCGACGGCGCGGGGCGCGTCGTGAGCCTGGGGGACCGCGACTGCTCGCTGCAGCGCCGGCACCAGAAGGTGATCGAGGAGGCGCCCGCCCCGGCGCTGCCGGACGACCTGCGTGAGCAGCTCGCGGCGTCGGCGCGCGCGCTGACGGCGTCCGTCGGGTACCGGTCGGCCGGGACGGTCGAGTACGTCGTGGACGTCGAGCGCGCCGAGGCTGCGTTCCTCGAGGTCAACGCGCGGCTGCAGGTGGAGCACACGGTCACCGAGGAGGTCACGGGCGTCGACCTGGTCGCGTGGATGCTGCGGCTCGCGCGCGGCGACGCGGACCTGCACGCCGAGCTGGCCGCGCTGCCGGACGCGGGCCCGCCCCTGCGCGGGCACGCCGTCGAGGCCCGCGTCTACGCCGAGGACCCGCGCCGCGGTCACCGCCCCGACGCCGGGCTCCTCACCGCGGTCACGTTCCCCGCGGACGTCCGCGTCGACACGTGGGCCGAGGCGGGCCAGGAGGTCACGGCCCACTACGACCCGCTGCTCGCCAAGGTCGTCGTGCACGGCGCGGACCGCGCGGCGGCCCTCGCGGCGGCCCGCGACGCGCTCGCGGCGACGTCCGTCCACGGGGTCAGCTCCAACCTGCCGCTGCTGCGCGCGGCCGTCGCGGACGACGAGGTCGCCGCGGCCCGCCACACCACGACGACGCTCGCGAGCGTCGTCGACGACGAGCCGTGGGTCGAGGTGCTGCGCCCGGGCGTCATGACGACGGTCCAGGACTGGCCCGGACGCGTCGGCCACTGGCACGTGGGGATCAGCCCGTCGGGGCCGATGGACGACCTCTCGTTCCGGCTCGGCAACGTCGCGCTCGGCAACCCCGAGGGTGCGCCGGGCCTGGAGTGCACGTTCCTGGGCCCGCGCCTGTGGTTCAGCCACGCGGCGGTCGTGTGCGTGACCGGGGCGCCCGCGCCC encodes the following:
- a CDS encoding sodium-dependent transporter, translated to MSATAGDHAGKSGAGKTGAGRAGAAQADVEQRRGVFTSRRVFILAAIGSAVGLGNIWRFPYVTYENGGGAFLVPYLVALLTAGIPFLLLDYAIGHRHRGSAPLSFARLRRGTEALGWWQVAICFVIAVYYAAVIAWSLRYTLFSLDQAWGSDPEAFFFGEFLQAGDVRVTTDVVPGVLVPLALVWLGVLVIMALGVQRGIGATSLVFIPVLLVAFAALVVQALLLPGAGAGLDALFTPDWSALTSASVWAAAFGQIFFSLSIGFGIMITYASYVGRREDMIGSGLVVGFSNSGFELLAGIGVFAALGFMAQANGVPVDAVAGGGIGLAFIAFPTIISEAPAGALLGVLFFGSLVIAGLTSLVSVIEVVISAVRDKFDTGRLTATLVVGVPAAVLSLVLFSTTSGIYVLDVVDHFVNQYGILVVALVSMLVVVWAIRALTGLGEHLNVHGRPRVGATWRVLTSVVAPTGLAVVLVLSLRDDLGAPYEDYPTWLLVVFGWAMVLVLPVVGFLLARLPWRAGTHLDGPPPGADPAAPLHATPDPTTGATGTHHEGDHR